The genomic stretch TGGGCCGGGTGGTGCACCCCTCGGTCCGCTATGTGGGACCAGCGGCCCGCAAGCCCCAGCAGGTCGAGGGTTGGGCCGACCTCTCGCATAATGTTTGAGCGTGACTGACATCCGGATCCCTGACACGATCAAGCCCGTCGACGGACGCTTCGGCTCCGGCCCGAGCAAGGTGCGCCCCGAGGGCGTCGAGTCGCTGTCCGCGGTGTCGCGTACCTTCCTCGGCACCTCCCACCGGCAGAAGACGGTCAAGGACCAGGTGGCCCGCCTGCGTCGCGGCCTCGCCGAGTTCTTCTCGATGCCCGAGGGCTACGAGGTGATCCTCTCCAACGGCGGCACCAGCGCGTTCTGGGAAACGGCGGCCTTCGGCCTCGTACGGGAAAAGGCGCAGTTCGCGGAGTTCGGCGAGTTCGGGGCCAAGTTCGCCAAGGCCGTCAAGGATGCGCCGTTCCTGGCCGACCCGACCGTGCATCGCGCTCCCGGCGGCGAAGCGGCCTACCTGACGGCCGAGGCCGGCGTCGACGTCTACGCCTCGGTCCACAACGAGACGTCCACCGGCGTGGCCGTCCCCGTCCGCCGCGTCGAGGGCGCCGACCCGGGTGCGCTACTGCTCACCGACGCCACCTCGGGCGGCGGCAGCCTCGACGTCGACCTGCGCGAGACCGACGTCTACTACCTGGCCCCGCAAAAGGCGCTGGGCTCCGACGGCGGCATCTGGCTGGCCCTGCTCTCGCCCGCCGCGATCGAGCGCGCGTTCGAGATCAAGCAGAGCGGCCGGTACATCCCGCAGTTCCTCGACCTGGTGACCGCGATCGAACAGTCCCGGCTGGAGCAGACCTACAACACTCCCGCCCTGGCCACAGTGTTCCTGGCCGCCGAACAGCTCGACTGGATGAACTCCCAGGGCGGGCTCTCGTGGGCCGTCAAGCGCAGCGCCGAGAGCGCCGCCGCCATCTACAACTGGGCCGACCGCTCCTCGTACGCGACCCCGTTCGTCACGGACCCCGCCCTGCGCTCGTCGGCGGTGGCCACGATCGACTTCGAGGGCGTCGACGCGGCGGCCATCGCCAAGATCCTGCGGGCCAACGACGTGGTCGACACCGAGCCGTACCGCAAGCTCGGCCGCAACCAGCTGCGGGTCGCCTTGTACCCGACGATCGAGCCCTCGGACGTGGCCGCCCTGACCGCCTGCATCGACTACGTCGTCGAGCGCCTCTAGTGGATTCTCGGGCTTCCGGCCGGCATCCCGGGCTTCGGCCGCCACCCGGTCCGCCCGGCTGCTTCCCGGGTTTCGGGGTTTCCGGGTTTCCGGCCGTGACCACCCGCCACGGCCGGAGCCCGCGGCACGGGCCCGGTGTTGCAGCCGGTCGCGGTGACGGGCCGGGTTCCGCCTCAGTGCTCTTGGTCACCCCACGACGCGTACGGGTGCAGTTGAGGGTTCTGAATTTTCAAGATCATCGCAGCTCAGCGAACTTGACTGGCGTGGCTTACCACCATTAGGTGACCAAGACGCGTACCGTGTTCCGAAACGCGCCCGAGTGGCTGACTCTCGGGAGCACAGGCCACCGGGCAGTTCCTAGAGAGTGACGGGACGGAGGCAACGCATGCGGCCGGTACGCTTCGTCGCCCTTTCCGAGGACGGCCAGGCCATGGTGCTCGCCGACGAGGTCGGCCGGCTCCTGGCCCTACCGATCGACGACCGGGTCTCCGGCGCGATCAGCCAAGAGGGACACCCGGTGTCACCGGGCACAGCTGTCGCGATCATGGCGCCCGACGCCCAGCCGTCGCTGTCCCCGCGCGACATTCAGGCCCGCATCCGCTCCGGCGACTCGGCCGAAGAGGTCGCTCGCATCGCCGGCGTGCCGGTCGACCGCGTTCTGCGTTACGCCGGTCCGGTGCTGCAGGAACGCGCCATGCTGGCGCAGCACGCACGCCGCACCCGCCTCAAGACGTCGGATTCCGGCGCCCCGCTGGCCGAGGTGGTCGACAGCCGCCTGGCCCAGCACGGCATCGACACCGAAAAGATTTCGTGGGACGCCTACCGTCGTGACGACGGCACGTGGCGCATCGTCGCCACCTGGCCCTCCGGCAAGGCGACGGCCCAGGCGATCTGGGATCTCGACAAGGGACGCCAGGTCGTGTCGCCGCACGACGACATGGCGCAATACCTGTGCGCAGAGCGGCCGACCCAGATCCTCGGGCAGGAACCGGCTCCCGAGCGGGCGTTCACCGAGCGTGGCGGCCACGGCCTGCCCGGCCCTTCGCGTTCGGCCGAGCCCGCCCGTGGTGGCCACGGCCTGCCCGCCGCCGACACGCCGACGCCGCGTCCGACCCGCGACCCGATCCGGGCCGGGCGGGACGCGCTGCTCGCGTCGCTCGACCGGCCGCTCAGCCCGTCCGCGGGCAGCCGCAGCCTCGACGCGGGCCCGTCCGAGACGCCGCGCCGCCCGGTCGCCGGCGGGGCCGCGGCCCTGCTCGGCGGTGGCGCCGGTTCGGCCTTCGACGAAGACTCCGACCTGCCCAAGGAGGTGCCGGCCGTGCCTTCGCTGGCTGTCCTCCGGCCGCGCCGCACAGTGGGCCAGGGCCAGCAGCAGTCCGCCGAGACCGACGAGGCGAAGCCCCGCAAGCGGCTGCCAAGCTGGGACGACGTCCTCTTCGGCGGCGGCCCGGCCGCCCGCGAGTCGTCCTGACCCGGCTTTTCGTCGCGGTCTATCCGCCTCAGGCAGCGCTCTCCGACTTGCGCGGCGCGCTGCCGGGAATGTCGAAACTGACGCCGGTCGACAAGTGGCATCTCACTCTGGTCTTCCTCGGCGACGCCCCGGCCGCGCCAGTGCTCGACATCCTGCGTGACGTGCCCTCACCCGGCCCGTTCGAGCTGCGCCTCACGGGAGGCGGCCGTTTCGGTTCGGCGTGCTGGGCCGGCGTCGACGGTGACCTCGCCGCGCTGAACGAACTGCGCAACAGCGTGCGCGACGCCCTCACGCTGGGCGGTTTCCCGAGCGACAACCGGCCGTTCCATCCACACCTGACGGTCTCGTACCGTCCGGACCCCGCGCTGCGTCAGACGCTGGCCGGGTACGCGGGGCAGCCGTGGCCGGTCACGGAGTATTCCCTGGTGGAAAGCGCGAACGGCCAATACGAACGGCTCGCCACCTGGCCCCTGTGACGCCTCGCCAGACGGTGCCGTGACGCTTTACGCCGCCACGCCTCGTCGGCTGCCGGCCCTCACCCCGCGACACGCCACTCCCTGCCGCGCCGCAACAGTCTCGGCGTCGACTGCGCTTCGTCTCCCCCGGCTCGATCCTTCTCCCGGTTCGGCATGACTCCCCCAGCCGACCCCGACCCCGATCTCGACCCCGATCTCGACCTCGATCTCGATCTCGACCTCGACCTCGACCTCGACCTCGACCTCGACCTCGACCTCGACCTCGACCTCGACCTCGACCTCGACGAATACAACGCCACCGCGCGACACCGACGTGACCGGCCGGCCGACCACAAGCCTCTGCCACCACCGCGCAACAGCAACCCGCACCCAGCAAAGCCAACGGCGACGATATCCGCAATACAGGCAACAGCAGGCCACGGGCAACGACCCGCATATTTCGCACCAAGAGAATTGTCTCTTTTGTTCCCACCGAACACCCGCAACCGAACAACGGCATCTGCCACACGACAGGTGTTTTCCCGGCCTTGACCACAGCATGACGAGTTGCAGCCGGCCGCCGGCAAACAACGGCATGAAAACTCACCGCAACCACCACAAGACAGCAACCAAAGAAATTCTTGAAAAACCCACAAGAGCGCAACCGAAAAACACGCGCCGCCACTCCGCACCCTTGGGTCGCGAA from Paractinoplanes brasiliensis encodes the following:
- the serC gene encoding phosphoserine transaminase, yielding MSVTDIRIPDTIKPVDGRFGSGPSKVRPEGVESLSAVSRTFLGTSHRQKTVKDQVARLRRGLAEFFSMPEGYEVILSNGGTSAFWETAAFGLVREKAQFAEFGEFGAKFAKAVKDAPFLADPTVHRAPGGEAAYLTAEAGVDVYASVHNETSTGVAVPVRRVEGADPGALLLTDATSGGGSLDVDLRETDVYYLAPQKALGSDGGIWLALLSPAAIERAFEIKQSGRYIPQFLDLVTAIEQSRLEQTYNTPALATVFLAAEQLDWMNSQGGLSWAVKRSAESAAAIYNWADRSSYATPFVTDPALRSSAVATIDFEGVDAAAIAKILRANDVVDTEPYRKLGRNQLRVALYPTIEPSDVAALTACIDYVVERL
- the sepH gene encoding septation protein SepH encodes the protein MRPVRFVALSEDGQAMVLADEVGRLLALPIDDRVSGAISQEGHPVSPGTAVAIMAPDAQPSLSPRDIQARIRSGDSAEEVARIAGVPVDRVLRYAGPVLQERAMLAQHARRTRLKTSDSGAPLAEVVDSRLAQHGIDTEKISWDAYRRDDGTWRIVATWPSGKATAQAIWDLDKGRQVVSPHDDMAQYLCAERPTQILGQEPAPERAFTERGGHGLPGPSRSAEPARGGHGLPAADTPTPRPTRDPIRAGRDALLASLDRPLSPSAGSRSLDAGPSETPRRPVAGGAAALLGGGAGSAFDEDSDLPKEVPAVPSLAVLRPRRTVGQGQQQSAETDEAKPRKRLPSWDDVLFGGGPAARESS
- the thpR gene encoding RNA 2',3'-cyclic phosphodiesterase; this translates as MTRLFVAVYPPQAALSDLRGALPGMSKLTPVDKWHLTLVFLGDAPAAPVLDILRDVPSPGPFELRLTGGGRFGSACWAGVDGDLAALNELRNSVRDALTLGGFPSDNRPFHPHLTVSYRPDPALRQTLAGYAGQPWPVTEYSLVESANGQYERLATWPL